CGGAAATCGACGGCTCTGGCGACATGTGTTTTCTTGGCAATGTCGGCCCCGACAACAAGAGTTGATTCGGTAATTTGTTGAATTCGTTGATTCTGTTTCCTGGCGTGTTTATACTTCATTGTAGAGTACCTCCTGCGCTGGGATTTGTTCTTTGGTCGGAACGTTCCCCAGTATACAGAAGGTACTTTTTTCATTCAAACCTCGAATTCATTCATTACAGGAATGGCTCCTTTATCGATAACCGGTGTGGTCGGGATATGAATCCGCTTACAAACCGTTCCCCCTCCTTTTTATTCGCGGACCCTTTCCGATACCTGTATTGTACCTTGTTTTCCTGCAAGCGTTTTCTGGACAATTTTAAGACAGTCTGGACATTTTTGGCGAGTTTGCCGAATCGGTCATATATAGAAAAAATCATCCGAGGTGAACGAGACTGGTGCGCCGCTCCACCCCCAAACTTATATCCGGAGACTCGTCCCCAGACAGCCTGGTACGAGAAGGAAAATAGAAGACGCGGGTCATTCCGTGTCGAAAAATAAAGGTTTTTCACGCTTCTCTGTGGAATAGATGGGATGGATGGGTCGCCTCCTATCGAATGGCTTTCCCAGACTTTTATCGCTCCCGGCGAGGTGTGCGCAGCTTGCGGTCTTATTTCAGACTCAAATTGTCCATCATTTTGATTTTATTCGCGCTGGCGATCTCGTTTACGCTGTCGACGACAGACCATTTCCGTCTGAAGGAACAAGTCGTCAGCCACCATCAGAATCTGATCCGGCAAAATGAAGAAACGGTCCAATATGCCCTGAAAACCATCGAAAAGGCCTACCATTTGTTCGGGGAGCATATCGCCTTAACCATGCAGAAGCACTCCCTCTACTTGCTGGACCTTTACGATCGCAATCCGAACTTCGACGAATGGGATTTTCAGGAGCTGAAAAACCGCTTTTCGATGGACGTATACATCATCGACTCCGCCAACAAGATCACCCACAGCAGCTATCCGGACGACATCGGCCTGGACTTCTCCGTATGCTGCAACAAGCTGTCCCAGGTGCTGAACGAGAGAAGAAGTTCGGGCGGCTTCTATCACGACGGCATCGACATCGAACAGAAATCGGGAAGGATCAAAAAGTACAGCTACATGGCGACGCGCGACAAAAAGTACTTGATCCAGCTCGGCTATTCCCTCGAAGACGAGGACATTTTCAAGCAGTTTAATTTTCTGGGCACAGCCGACGAGCTGGTTCAAAAGTACGCGTCCATATACGCGATCCACATCTTGAACACGGGCGGATACCCGTTGGGAAAACCGGCCGACAGCTCCTATCTGTCGCCGGAGAGGCGGGCGGCCTTCGAGCATACGCTTCGCACGGGGCAGCCTTCCGAGGTGAGCGGCCATTGGGAGAACGAACCCGCCACCTACCACTACACCCGCTACAGTTCGGAGTTCGATACGGGAACGACCAAATACAAGGTGCTCGAGATCGTCTACACCGACCGGGAGCTGCAAGCCGTGCTCGGCCAAAACCGGAATGCGTTCATCTATCGGTTGGGGATTGTCCTGCTGATTACGGTCGCCCTCGCCCTCGTCGTCTCGCGCTGGGCGGGCAAATTGATGCACCTCGCCTACCACGACAGCTTGACCGGCTTGAAAAACCGGGCGGCTTTCAACGAACTGCTGCAGAACGTCCTCGCCGGGAATCGGGGCACAACCGCCCTGCTGATGATCGATCTGGACAATTTCAAGCTGGTGAACGATTATTACGGACACGACAAGGGAGACGAACTGTTGAGGGGCGCCGCCCAATGCATATGCTCAAGCGCCAGAAAACACGATATCCCGATCCGGCTCGGCGGCGACGAGTTCGTTCTGATTATGCCCTCCGCCACCGCCGAAGAGGCCATGAAAACGGCCGCCGACATCATCGATGCGATCAAAGCGTTGACCGAAGCGGACTTGTATTTGAACGGCGAAAAAATGACGACCAGCATCGGAATCGCGCTCGCCCCCGTGCACGGCGCGGACGTCGAGACGTTATGCAAAAAGGCGGATCTGGCGTTGTACGCCTCAAAGGAACAAGGGAAAAACCGCTATTGCCTTTATGAGGAGGGGAACGGCCGGTGAGGAAATTCGGGAAACTCCCGCATTCGGCAGGATTCGGGCGAATGTGATATTTGTCATAGTCCTCCCGAACCATCTATTGTAAAATAAATCTTAATAATATGGACAAGCCGGGGTGAACGCATGAAACACAGCATCGTTCATAAAATCGTATTCGGCCTGATTATCGTATCCTCCGTGACTTACGGAACCAGCGCCCTGTTTATTTTCGGGCTGAAGGACCGCATACCGGGCATGTCGCCGTCGGCCGTAATCATCTGCACGCTGCTGCTCGGCATATTTTGGACGTCGTTTCTGGGCTGGCTCGCCGCCCGCATGATCGTCCGTCCGCTTCTGGATTTGACCCGCGTATCCGACGAAGCCGCCTCCGGCAATTTGAAAATAGCCGTGCGCGTTCCGGACACCCGGGATGAGCTGAACAAGCTGGCTTTGTCGTTCAAAGAGATGATCTCCAGTCTGCAAGGCATGATCGGCGGCATCGCGGGCCACGCCCATACGACCGGAGAACGCGTCGACGTGCTGAATGCCGCCGTCGCCCAAGCCGCACGCCAGCTTGAGGACATCACGCAGCATATCGGGGAAATATCCGAAGGGGCCGCGGAGCAATCCCGCTCGACCTCCTCCGCGTTGACGGAGATCCGGGCCATGCTGGAAGAAGCCCGCGAGGTCGGCGCGCAGGCCGAACGCACGTCACGGCTGTCCAACGAAATGACGGAAACCGTCGATACGAGCATCAAGAGCGTCTACGAGCTGCTGCAGGGCATCCGCGAGATGGAAGAACTGTACAACCAATCGATGGAACATGTCCGGCTGCTCGCCGAGAAAGCCGAGAGCATCGGCATCATCACCGAGCTTGTCGTCAGCATCTCCTCGCAGACGAATCTGCTCGCGCTGAACGCGGCGATCGAAGCCGCCCGCGCCGGGGAGGAAGGACGCGGCTTCGCCGTTGTCGCGGGCGAAGTGCGCAGGCTGGCCGAGCAGAGCGAGCAGGCGGCCAAGGAGATCAGCGAGGCGATCGCCGAGGTGCAGCGGGTCATCCAGGACGTCGTGCGGGGCAATCGCGAGCAGGCGGAGATCATGCAGCGCGAGTCGGCTCAGGGCCGTTCGGTGAACGAGGCGCTGACGGAGCTGCGTTCGTCCGCCGCCAACATGAGGGAGGCGGTTCATGACATCGCCGGAGTCGTCGCGCGCTTGTCGGAAGGCATCGTTCAGATTCACGACCACTCGGCCGGCATCGACGGAATCGCGGGGAAAATCTCCTCCCGCACCGCGGAGATCTCCTCGGCCATCCAGGAGCAGTTCTCGCTGATGCAGGAGGTCGCCGCTTCGTTCGAGACGTTGAAATCGCATGCCGGACGGTTAAACGAGATGACCGGGCGATTCCGCGTATAACCCCGAATCAACCCCCGGCCGAATTCAGCTCAGCCACACCGTCGCGTCGGCCACCGGACGGCGTCCTCCCGCGGGAGGTGCCGTCACGGGGAAGCCCAGGTAGACGAGAGCGACCAGCTCCTCGTGCGGCTGAAGGCCGAATGCCTGCTTCATGCGGGGATGATACATCGGATCGCCGGAGCGCCAGATCGCCCCGAGGCCGAGAGCGTGCGCCGTCAGAAGCATGTTCTGCACGGCCGCGTGCGCTGCGGCGAACTCTTCGATCCGAGTCACGCGCGGATCGGCCGACGGCGATACCGCCACGGCGATGACGACCGGCGCCCGGTAAGCTTTGGCCGCATGTTTCCGGCGAAACTCGGGATCATCCTGGCCGGACTGCTCGGCCGCGATATCGGCGTACGCGTCCGCGAGCACATCCCTGCCCGCTCCCGTCATCACGAAAAATCTCCACGGCTCCGTCAGATGGTGACAGGGAGCCCAATTGCCCGCCTCCAAAATCTTCTCGATCCATTCCGGCGGAACGGGATCGTCCTTGACCCTGCCGACCGATCGGCGCCCGCGGATCGCTTCATGTATATCCATGACTGCCTCTCTCCTCTTCTCTATTGATCTCTTCTTCTCTCCCTCATGATACACGGTGAAAACAAAAAAATCACACCCGGCATGAACCCATTTCCATTTTTAAACGTATTACAATCAGTTCTCTATTCTTTCGTCCCAGGAGGTCTTCTATGAAAAAACGCATCAAGCCGATCATCGCGAGCACCCTCGCCCTCTCGATGGCGATCGCGGCGCCGGTTCCGTCCGTCCTGGCCGCGGAGCCGCATCAAGCGGCGGCACCCGCATCGGCCGAATCGACTGCCGTCAAGTGGGTTCCGCTCCGCGCCATCGCAGAAGCGTTGGGCGCAACCGTAGGCTGGGAGGACGAGACCCGCACCGTAACGCTGACGCGGGCCGACACATCCGTTTCATTCAGCTACCTCAACCTCGGCGAAGCGAAGGTAGGCGGCGCTTCCGCCGATCTCAGCGCCTTGGTGAAGCTGGACGGCGACACCACGATGGTGGCGCTCGACGCACTCAACGGGTGGTTTGGAAGCCGGGTTGACTGGGAGTCCGGCAAGCTGACGATCGCACCGGACGACCACGTGTCCCGGGCGTATGCGTTCGTGACC
This genomic window from Paenibacillus thermoaerophilus contains:
- a CDS encoding GGDEF domain-containing protein, encoding MRSYFRLKLSIILILFALAISFTLSTTDHFRLKEQVVSHHQNLIRQNEETVQYALKTIEKAYHLFGEHIALTMQKHSLYLLDLYDRNPNFDEWDFQELKNRFSMDVYIIDSANKITHSSYPDDIGLDFSVCCNKLSQVLNERRSSGGFYHDGIDIEQKSGRIKKYSYMATRDKKYLIQLGYSLEDEDIFKQFNFLGTADELVQKYASIYAIHILNTGGYPLGKPADSSYLSPERRAAFEHTLRTGQPSEVSGHWENEPATYHYTRYSSEFDTGTTKYKVLEIVYTDRELQAVLGQNRNAFIYRLGIVLLITVALALVVSRWAGKLMHLAYHDSLTGLKNRAAFNELLQNVLAGNRGTTALLMIDLDNFKLVNDYYGHDKGDELLRGAAQCICSSARKHDIPIRLGGDEFVLIMPSATAEEAMKTAADIIDAIKALTEADLYLNGEKMTTSIGIALAPVHGADVETLCKKADLALYASKEQGKNRYCLYEEGNGR
- a CDS encoding methyl-accepting chemotaxis protein, with the protein product MKHSIVHKIVFGLIIVSSVTYGTSALFIFGLKDRIPGMSPSAVIICTLLLGIFWTSFLGWLAARMIVRPLLDLTRVSDEAASGNLKIAVRVPDTRDELNKLALSFKEMISSLQGMIGGIAGHAHTTGERVDVLNAAVAQAARQLEDITQHIGEISEGAAEQSRSTSSALTEIRAMLEEAREVGAQAERTSRLSNEMTETVDTSIKSVYELLQGIREMEELYNQSMEHVRLLAEKAESIGIITELVVSISSQTNLLALNAAIEAARAGEEGRGFAVVAGEVRRLAEQSEQAAKEISEAIAEVQRVIQDVVRGNREQAEIMQRESAQGRSVNEALTELRSSAANMREAVHDIAGVVARLSEGIVQIHDHSAGIDGIAGKISSRTAEISSAIQEQFSLMQEVAASFETLKSHAGRLNEMTGRFRV
- a CDS encoding nitroreductase family protein produces the protein MDIHEAIRGRRSVGRVKDDPVPPEWIEKILEAGNWAPCHHLTEPWRFFVMTGAGRDVLADAYADIAAEQSGQDDPEFRRKHAAKAYRAPVVIAVAVSPSADPRVTRIEEFAAAHAAVQNMLLTAHALGLGAIWRSGDPMYHPRMKQAFGLQPHEELVALVYLGFPVTAPPAGGRRPVADATVWLS